In the Lytechinus variegatus isolate NC3 chromosome 17, Lvar_3.0, whole genome shotgun sequence genome, atacccttgtttaataagctcctcggagagggttaaacccccggctagaaggcccccctcgtaagttcttcaatgtttaaaattcatggctgttttcccactggttccctgctagccggaccggaatcccagcacagctattaattatgagctatcggtggattacagatgacataaatatagcatatagagatatatgaatgcccatgactatagaccagcctgcccgcctttaagatcaggtcaggctaagattaaactttaagcatgacacaattatttcagtttaacagcgttctcaaacatttgtatgtacaaataggtccccctcacctaggtaacgagtggggacctgcaacttacataataacataacataattgattaaaatccacatgcctgccctggcatgaccagaaatacccaattattcttggaaaatacgtgtttcaggtggcctaattgccaaattaccgccaaacgagaatatataatttatttatatatgatcgaccgccaacaaacacgtcaaaattttactcgtatctaccaagatattcaataaatcttagcaaccattacaGGATCATTCTACTAGTATTCACCAACGTTATTATCCTTAGTGCttttaccagggggggggggtaccagggAACATTGCCCATTCCtccattacaatgtatatctaggttatccataactgaccccaacatgatttaatgcatgcatacattgaacgtaaatgcatgagcagctaaataacaacaaatgatacattatgaaaacatagacacactggtgaaaccggctccagaccagccaaaacccttattcatactatcggatcggacggtctggagtcggtcacgccggagcgactaaggtaaaatgtataaatacatactCAACGAAGATATGAAAGACCAACTTTTAACTCACTGATAAATCTGTCCAACCCTTCATCGGCCAGATGTAGGCCATCAGTTCTGTACAGCGAAATGTCATTATGGGATATTGATGGATGTGGTATGGCTTTACCATGAAATCTTGCAGCTAAAGCCTTGGCGTACCTATTGGCCGCCCTTCTCTTTAAGTCCAATTTACCTTGATCTCCTGTACAGCCAGCGGGGTACCAAACCCTCTCCAAAATGTCCGACCacactatttgaaatttgtccttATTGGCGTCAAAAAGTCTATACGTCAAACTAGCCAGCTTCTTCTTGGACAGTGCCTCAATGTCATTCGTTCCTACATGCAATACTACTACTGAAGGCTTTGGTTCACTCCGACCCATCTTATCTAACCAATCGCTTACCCCTTCAATTCGTAGCCCCCTTTTCCCCAACCAGCGGACCGACGTTCCAAGTCCAAGGTCAGCCTCGCCGGTGTTCTTCGCCCTGCGATGTGCCCAAAACACTATCGAGTCCCCTATGATCCACACCACAGGTCctgtaatagaaaacaagaaaagagggctgggcagaattttgaagtatgaaatttccccctgaaaggtctgctacccttcaccaccccttcatcacggggttttcccctccaagatacaatgtatgtaatcacatttttgacccCTCCCCTTAATCCTGAAAGCATTGATACTAAACACGTCATTATACCGTTGTAACATTCTCTCTAAAAAGCAGAATGCTCGTAattgtgtgatatcattaaaccctcacttactcattcaatattaagcccagagttattttgatgatacatgtatattgatatcaacatgtacagggggggggggggggggggtcgttatgatcaatctgatgttccaaacaccttccaatcaatatagtactatccctttcttccttttgtataatgtaataatgtataatgtataaacacattccaaccaatatataataatgtataatgtataatgtctgagcacattccaatcaatttataataatgtataatgtataatgtaaaatgtataaggtataatgtataatgtaaaatgtataaggtataatgtataatgtataacgtataaacacattcccatcaatatagtaccatctctttcttcattttgtataaagaatgtaataatgtataatgtataatgtataatatatgatgcataatgtataatgtataatgtatactgtaacaagggctcctttgtaaacaggcctcttggcactgaacataccaccctgcttctgaatagggctgaataaaataaaacaataccatgtaagcagatatattgagaattatacacccaaatatccaacaacccatcggccacggctttgattaaagcacatgtcctcgtgtaaagtaaacgcgttgtgacattattggaagataacttacacctgattttggtcaaaatgtcaaataacctaaaatcatcatttcatatatattttcgttcttttttttttttttttttttttttatttttttacttaaccatgtcgagtcttatatatctccgatgtgcactcgaaacccaacgccccatgcgttggatttcttcatccgagcaaccggccatggcagcggtcgtagccgccccaatacgaaaggaatgcgatgaaaacattgccgccggcatatccccgtatgtcaaacatcgttttatcatgtttccaaATTCACGCCTAGTTAGCGGGAGAGCACCATATGAACAAAAGAAGGCTCCACCATTCTTTGGGCGGATTTCTAAATAACGAATAACCGCCATCACAGGGCAGCTAACTGTCCCCAACTCTGGTATCGAAACGGTGCACCCATTTCCCCGCTGGTCAGTCTTTGACTTCCTTAGAATAATTCCACCCTGCGATGCGGTGCATCGCCAGTGACCCTAACATCTGTGTGCTGCAGAATAGACTCACATCTATGCCTGGACTCTACTGTCAACTCACTAACTctcaacaaaccataaaatgccACTGAAAAAGCAGCAGAGTACATCAAAACATCGTAATGACTACCACAAACATGCCTCAAGTAGGCGAGCTTTCTATTTAACACAGACAATGTGATTGGATGCCTAGCATCTCTTCTCAAAGTACTTCGCCTACACCCTTCAATTAACCTTGTAATCACAAAACTTTTGGTCACATCCTTTAGCCCAGATGAACTCATATAAAATGCCAACCCAgatatgtatgtttgaatagtagaccctgcatatcccataaaggataaataagaaatgaactgcgccacccattctacattagggggtagctgggggtcgtatccgtacactttacaaaatttcacgTATGCCCCCAAGGCAATAGAGTAAGTTGTGTGTGTTCGAGCTGCCCTAGAAGCCATCAGCAGTCGACTTCTCTCGATAGCCAGCTCTTCCAAAGACGGACTGGAACCTCCACGCCCTCCCGGGCGGCCCCCGGTGCTAACGCATGGAACCTCGGCATCTGAAATCGAGATAGTGCATCAGCTATACCATTatcacatccatgtacatgcctagccctcaacactatattattgcttaaacatataatcaccaccttcctcaccaaaaccataatatcagggcatagcgccgactgcttgttaagtactgccaccacggcctgattatcacaattaaacaatatattcttgTCCTTTAGCTCCATGCCCCAAATCTCCAAGCCTACCCAAATAGGGAATAGCTCTAAAAAAGCTATAGACCTCCTATCGGCCTGGAAATCAGCAGGCCACCTGGATTGAGCCCACCTGCctccaaagaaaattccaaaaccaatgccagccgccgcatcagtgaaaaactgaatttcctcgcttccaaaccagcctggagcccggaagaaaacttgaccattaaaatgtgccaagaactccaaccaaacccgcaagtcagccttagcccctctcgtcaacctaaccatgtgaaaaggacgcttaacgctcttagttaagtcaatgagccgtctcatgaatgctcgccctggagcaattgccttacatacaaagtttagactacctacaatcgactgaatgtctcttaggaaattttttgtttctgtaccgcccaatttaatttccctactaatttctcaattttgtcctccggtacccgaacctgctgagaaacgctatctattaccagcccaagatatgacaactgtgtggtcgggccttccgttttttctcgcgctatgggcaccccaaatcgttcgcaaattgcttcaaaacaatgcattgcccgcctgcaatcctccgaggcagggccgcctgcaaaaaagaaatcatccaaataatggacaatattttgcgacttcgcaacttttctcgcgcaaaactctaaaaaagtactaaaacattcaaaagtggaacaagaaactgcgcagcccatcggcaaacaacgatcaaaatagtaacgaccatctatatacatcccaagcaactcaaaatcttttgggtgaacaggcaagagcctgaaagctgacttaatgtcagtctttcccataagggcaccccgccccaattgcgtcacaatatctaccgccgaatcaaaggacgaatatgttactgtacactgcccctccggtatgccatcattaactgaatttcccctgggtgccgataaatgttgaatcatacggaactcccctggggcctttttgggcaccaaccccactggtgaacacctcatattctcgaagggaggaacaacaaaaggcccaactatcctacctaagtctatttcatccctcaatttctttttcaacgcATCCATGTGTTCGAATGCTGATTTCAGGTTTTTAACAACCAATGGGACCCTGTCCccttcaaaatgtaatgaaaaaccaaacttaaaaccattatacaagcactgagcatgctcctgattaggataagtagctaacatgggcaccaaacgtgctaacttaataggggtcggagcaatagacgacaccgcactagccgtagacctatttactgccagcgggactggaaccggcccgcccttggctacactgcttagccccatgacctgtcgcctggcagcgggaacacttgtgctcatagatgcaagctttgcctcgcatgcacttgcctctattaaaggcaaagcacacgcctcggctgggtgtgccattggctccgggtccctttcctccgaagggaaaagattttctcgcgccgtactcccctctgtagaactgatggcgaggggcatggggtaaattgtggcgctgccgcggaccattagaggccaccagcatcaaccacaactcggcgtcgacgctcgcccaggatcgcccgggtaaacgcgcctgcttgctcctaaactgagtgtcatagtcacgccagccataacctgcaaacgcacgggctgcatgccttatcacatccatatatttcatgagctccctgctcctttcaatgtgcttctcagcgtaaattgaggcaaatactagaaacaccgaagtccactgctctaccgacatgattttcttagcctttgattgaggttgaagttgcaaaccaagaccagatcccgattgacacaaactcaaagtggtgtcacctacactcaaggccccaaactcatcacgtgcattattatgcttaaggagcactcccaaatctatatattcacttgcccaaattttttccttcagtgagatagccacttccacacctagtgggtcgcatgcgctaataaatggttccggtgcccccaacacggcagaaagcctaggcgcctggggctcagatctctcaacaccgacctccactagatctaggcctagatcttcggCTACCCCTGCCGACCGCGCCGGCACTGAAACTGCTGGCTGAGCCTGCCCCGAGCTACCGGTATCCGACTCCTGTGCTACTATCTCATGCCAAGCAATAGATCTGCCCACGGGCGCCTGGCCTTCCCGCcccactagatctagatctagctctgccattttatcactaactttagacctaggcctaccactttttcatcaacatcgacaAC is a window encoding:
- the LOC121430761 gene encoding uncharacterized protein LOC121430761; the protein is MPKVKAKKITTAGARKGDDTPKRRPGRPRGPRATSTPASVDLGLGGGNNGPGRSGPVVWIIGDSIVFWAHRRAKNTGEADLGLGTSVRWLGKRGLRIEGVSDWLDKMGRSEPKPSVVVLHVGTNDIEALSKKKLASLTYRLFDANKDKFQIVWSDILERVWYPAGCTGDQGKLDLKRRAANRYAKALAARFHGKAIPHPSISHNDISLYRTDGLHLADEGLDRFISELKVGLSYLR